Proteins from one Desulfonema limicola genomic window:
- a CDS encoding ABC transporter permease, whose protein sequence is MIKEEFEKKFPNLIFEYMKSPGAAAALCFFLIIVLAALAAPLISIQNPYDLQQINIMDSRLAPMSYGEKGVFYLLGTDDQGRDIMSAIFYGLRISLFVGVASSFFALITGTFLGIVAAYLKGRTESLIMRTADLYFAFPSILIALILLAVMGRGIDKVIIALVLKEWAMFARIVHGTARAEREKEYIEAARCLALSEIHIIFRHLLPNCMPPLMVFFTVNMASAIMLEATLSFLGIGLPVTEPSLGLLIANGYEYMLGGLYWMSVFPGIALFLAVACVNLTADRLRDILNPRLQT, encoded by the coding sequence GTGATAAAAGAAGAGTTTGAAAAAAAATTTCCAAACCTGATATTTGAATATATGAAAAGCCCGGGAGCTGCTGCTGCTTTATGTTTTTTTTTGATTATAGTGCTGGCTGCTCTGGCTGCTCCTTTAATCTCTATTCAAAATCCTTATGACCTTCAACAGATTAACATTATGGACAGCCGTCTTGCTCCCATGTCATATGGAGAAAAAGGGGTATTTTATCTGCTTGGAACAGATGACCAGGGCAGAGATATAATGAGCGCTATTTTTTACGGTCTGCGCATAAGCCTTTTTGTCGGAGTTGCCAGCAGTTTTTTTGCCCTTATTACAGGTACATTCCTGGGAATTGTTGCAGCTTATTTAAAAGGCAGAACTGAATCCCTGATTATGCGGACAGCAGACCTTTATTTTGCTTTTCCTTCTATTCTTATTGCTCTTATTCTCTTAGCTGTTATGGGAAGGGGTATTGACAAGGTAATTATTGCACTTGTACTCAAAGAATGGGCTATGTTTGCCAGGATAGTACATGGAACAGCCAGGGCAGAGCGGGAAAAGGAATATATTGAAGCTGCCAGATGCCTGGCTCTTTCGGAAATACATATTATTTTCCGTCACCTGCTTCCCAACTGCATGCCTCCTTTGATGGTTTTTTTCACAGTTAACATGGCAAGTGCAATTATGCTTGAGGCAACCCTTTCTTTTTTAGGGATTGGGCTGCCTGTAACTGAACCTTCACTGGGGCTTTTGATTGCAAATGGATACGAGTATATGCTGGGAGGATTATACTGGATGAGTGTTTTTCCGGGCATTGCCCTGTTTCTTGCCGTAGCTTGTGTTAATTTGACTGCAGATCGTTTGCGGGATATATTAAATCCAAGGCTTCAGACATGA
- a CDS encoding ABC transporter permease, with protein MTIFLIRRLIHSIALILIMSMIVFAGVYAIGNPVNLLISPDATPLEREHSIQKLGLDQSLWNQYLAFLKGALQGDIGNSFIHNTPAIKLILQRFPATLELAVLSMALAVFAGIPLGMWAGIRYGSLPDRIIMTGSVMGFSLPSFWVGLMMILFFSLYLGWLPTFGRGQTVNVFGLDLSMFTVDGIKHLILPVINLSLLPLSLIIRLTRSGVQEVWPLDFIKFARSKGISSFRLICVHVLKNILIPVVTVTGIHFGTLLAFAVVTETVFSWPGMGKLIIDAITLLDRPVIVAYLVVTVIIFVLINLITDIIHSLLDPRIRIEEQL; from the coding sequence ATGACAATTTTTTTAATCCGTCGGCTTATTCATAGCATTGCACTTATTTTAATAATGTCCATGATTGTTTTTGCCGGGGTTTATGCAATAGGAAATCCAGTAAATCTTTTGATTTCTCCTGATGCCACACCTCTGGAACGGGAACACTCTATCCAAAAGCTTGGTCTTGATCAGTCTTTGTGGAACCAGTATCTTGCTTTTCTTAAAGGTGCGCTGCAAGGAGATATTGGCAATTCCTTTATCCATAATACCCCGGCAATAAAACTCATTTTACAGCGTTTTCCAGCCACCCTTGAACTGGCTGTCCTGTCTATGGCTCTTGCGGTATTTGCAGGAATACCCCTGGGAATGTGGGCAGGAATAAGATATGGTTCTTTGCCTGACAGGATTATCATGACCGGCTCTGTCATGGGTTTCAGCCTGCCCTCTTTCTGGGTGGGACTGATGATGATCCTCTTTTTTTCCTTATATCTGGGATGGCTGCCCACTTTTGGACGGGGACAGACTGTTAATGTTTTTGGCCTGGATTTAAGTATGTTTACTGTTGACGGTATAAAACATCTTATACTTCCTGTGATTAACCTGTCTCTTCTGCCTTTATCCCTTATTATAAGGCTTACCCGTTCAGGTGTACAGGAAGTATGGCCTCTTGATTTTATCAAGTTTGCCAGATCAAAGGGGATCAGCTCCTTCCGGCTTATCTGTGTTCATGTACTGAAAAACATCCTTATTCCTGTGGTAACTGTAACAGGCATTCATTTTGGAACCCTTCTGGCTTTTGCAGTTGTTACAGAAACAGTATTTTCATGGCCTGGAATGGGAAAATTGATTATAGATGCCATTACTCTTCTTGACCGGCCTGTCATTGTGGCTTATCTGGTAGTAACTGTTATTATCTTTGTTCTCATCAATCTAATTACTGATATTATTCATTCTTTACTTGATCCCAGAATACGGATAGAGGAACAATTGTGA
- a CDS encoding ABC transporter substrate-binding protein, producing MLKQFYQIFLFIMVLIIMSQNAAGKDLTIGTQSEPSIDPHFLYLSTNIAYSKHIFGRLVDRDENGRRIPDLAVSWNAIDDNTWEFKLRKGVKFHDGSEFTAQDVVFSFERIPSLPNNPGSYANSISGIVSTEIIDPHTIIIKTDKPNPVLPSQLHNAAIVSKKHAAHAGSNDFASGKAAIGTGPYKFVKYIPGDRLVLERFEDYWGNKPAYKNVTFRIISNDAVRTAALLGGDIDMIDNVPPASVKLLEKKGVSVFKHPSDRVIFLTCDTVRDQSPFVTDKDGNPMEKNPLKDIRVRKAIAKSIHHKALTQGVMEGLAIPANQLIPEGWFSYNPDIKSEEYDPQGAAELLKEAGYPDGFGLTIHGTNNRYVNDAKVCQAVAQMLSRIGIKMKVETLPKSVFFSQMPFPKQAYSFWLLGWGNAGVGESSKGLLTVVHSFDKQKGTGTYNGGCYNPRLDILAEKAAATVDEAQREILLKEAMAVAMNDYNPIPLYTQYSLMAAKKGITVTPRADEQTLAMNARPSE from the coding sequence ATGCTGAAGCAATTTTATCAGATTTTTTTGTTTATCATGGTGTTAATCATAATGTCTCAAAATGCTGCTGGTAAGGATTTGACCATAGGAACACAGTCTGAACCTTCCATTGATCCTCATTTTCTATACTTGTCAACAAATATTGCTTATTCCAAGCATATATTCGGCAGGCTGGTAGACCGTGATGAAAACGGAAGAAGAATACCTGATCTTGCTGTTTCATGGAATGCAATAGATGACAATACCTGGGAATTTAAACTCCGAAAAGGGGTCAAATTTCATGACGGCTCTGAGTTTACTGCTCAAGATGTTGTATTTTCCTTTGAACGCATACCCTCCCTGCCTAACAATCCAGGTTCTTATGCAAACAGTATCAGCGGGATTGTCAGTACAGAAATAATAGATCCCCACACTATTATTATCAAAACAGACAAACCCAATCCTGTGCTGCCGTCCCAGCTTCATAATGCTGCCATTGTTTCAAAAAAACACGCAGCCCATGCTGGTTCTAATGATTTTGCTTCAGGAAAAGCAGCCATCGGTACAGGCCCCTATAAATTTGTCAAATATATTCCAGGAGACCGTCTTGTACTTGAACGTTTTGAGGACTATTGGGGAAATAAACCTGCATACAAAAATGTAACCTTCAGGATTATAAGCAATGATGCTGTAAGAACAGCCGCTCTTTTGGGCGGAGATATTGATATGATAGATAATGTACCGCCTGCAAGTGTAAAGCTGCTGGAAAAAAAAGGAGTATCAGTATTTAAGCATCCCTCTGACCGGGTAATATTTCTGACATGTGATACTGTAAGGGATCAATCCCCTTTTGTTACAGATAAAGACGGCAATCCTATGGAAAAAAACCCTCTTAAAGATATCCGTGTACGTAAAGCCATAGCTAAATCTATTCACCATAAGGCTCTTACACAGGGAGTTATGGAGGGGCTGGCTATTCCTGCAAACCAGCTTATACCTGAAGGATGGTTCAGCTATAATCCTGATATAAAATCAGAAGAATATGATCCTCAGGGAGCTGCTGAACTTCTTAAAGAAGCTGGCTATCCTGATGGATTTGGTCTGACTATCCACGGTACCAATAACCGTTATGTTAATGATGCCAAAGTCTGTCAGGCTGTTGCCCAGATGTTAAGCCGTATTGGCATTAAGATGAAGGTGGAAACCCTTCCAAAATCAGTCTTTTTTTCTCAAATGCCTTTTCCAAAACAGGCATACAGCTTCTGGCTTCTGGGCTGGGGCAATGCAGGGGTAGGAGAATCTTCTAAAGGACTGCTTACAGTTGTTCACAGCTTTGACAAGCAAAAGGGAACGGGAACCTATAATGGAGGATGCTATAATCCCAGACTTGATATACTGGCTGAAAAAGCTGCTGCCACTGTTGATGAAGCACAGAGGGAAATCCTGCTTAAAGAAGCAATGGCTGTTGCCATGAATGATTACAACCCAATTCCTCTTTATACCCAGTACTCACTTATGGCTGCTAAAAAAGGAATTACAGTTACACCCAGAGCTGATGAGCAGACACTGGCTATGAATGCCAGGCCGTCTGAATAA
- a CDS encoding metal-dependent hydrolase family protein gives MSNITCFINAFLIDGNGKEPVSDASVLVCGDTIKQVSTGKQVSAGDKNLCNSADQVIDLKGKTLMPGLIDAHVHAGNIEVDFKKTAALAPAVYVLRTVKNLETDIDLGFTTLRDAGGLDLGFKQAVDQGLIRGPRLLLSISPLTQTGGHGDKRSFLDQAHHPRNSIGIFPEVCDGPDQVRRSAREVLRKGADQIKVMADGGVASPSDIPGQWQFTVQELKAAVETAQAAGTYVMAHVYGIQAVRNCLEAGVRSIEHGNLIDFETAEIMVQNNAFYVPTLSVFDILAENGEKQGMSPFVLKKLESVRHHGQKAVALAQKAGVKIGSGSDIIGPFQHLKGRELALKAQIMTPMQAIVSATRINAEILGLEAKTGTITPGKLADLIVIDGNPLKDISLFEKGAEHVCFVMKEGVVMKNRLWANS, from the coding sequence ATGAGCAATATTACCTGTTTTATAAATGCCTTTCTTATTGATGGAAACGGTAAAGAACCTGTTTCAGATGCTTCTGTTCTTGTGTGCGGGGATACTATTAAACAAGTCAGTACTGGTAAACAAGTCAGTGCTGGTGATAAAAATCTCTGCAATTCAGCAGACCAGGTAATTGATCTTAAAGGCAAAACCCTTATGCCCGGGCTTATAGATGCTCATGTTCATGCAGGCAATATTGAGGTTGATTTTAAAAAAACTGCAGCCCTTGCCCCGGCTGTTTATGTGCTTAGGACTGTTAAAAATCTGGAAACAGATATAGACTTGGGATTTACCACCCTGCGTGATGCAGGAGGGCTTGACCTGGGATTTAAGCAGGCTGTTGACCAGGGATTGATCCGGGGTCCCCGCCTGCTGCTGAGTATCAGTCCCCTGACCCAGACAGGAGGACATGGAGATAAACGGAGTTTTCTGGACCAGGCTCATCATCCAAGAAACAGCATTGGAATATTTCCAGAAGTATGTGACGGTCCTGACCAGGTCCGCAGATCTGCCCGCGAGGTTCTTCGTAAAGGTGCTGATCAAATAAAGGTCATGGCTGACGGTGGCGTTGCTTCACCTTCTGACATACCGGGTCAATGGCAGTTTACTGTACAAGAACTCAAAGCTGCAGTGGAAACTGCCCAGGCTGCCGGAACATATGTTATGGCTCATGTATATGGAATACAAGCTGTGCGCAATTGCCTTGAAGCAGGAGTACGCAGTATTGAACACGGTAATCTTATTGATTTTGAAACTGCTGAGATCATGGTGCAGAACAACGCGTTTTATGTTCCCACGCTTTCAGTATTTGATATTCTTGCAGAAAATGGGGAAAAACAGGGAATGAGTCCCTTTGTACTGAAAAAACTTGAATCTGTACGCCATCATGGTCAAAAAGCTGTTGCCCTGGCACAAAAAGCAGGTGTAAAAATAGGATCAGGCTCAGATATTATCGGCCCGTTTCAACATTTAAAAGGCCGTGAACTTGCTTTAAAAGCCCAGATCATGACACCCATGCAGGCAATTGTTTCTGCAACCAGGATCAATGCTGAAATTCTTGGACTGGAAGCAAAAACAGGAACAATTACACCTGGAAAGCTGGCAGACCTGATTGTAATTGACGGTAATCCCTTAAAAGATATAAGCTTATTTGAAAAAGGAGCCGAGCATGTTTGTTTTGTTATGAAAGAAGGTGTTGTTATGAAAAACAGGCTGTGGGCAAACTCATAA
- a CDS encoding response regulator: MSLVLLASNKQESFSELAEFLENNNIKIIRVESGEKAISMIKDQIFDLIITDEELSDMKGLEFARNLVLTNPMINCAAISSLSSEDFHEASEGLGILMQLPPNPEKKHAEALLKHLNSILNMTANVKPQKD, encoded by the coding sequence ATGAGCCTTGTCTTGCTGGCAAGTAATAAACAGGAATCTTTTTCAGAACTGGCAGAATTCCTGGAAAATAATAATATCAAGATAATCAGGGTTGAATCAGGGGAAAAAGCAATCTCAATGATTAAAGATCAAATCTTTGATCTTATAATTACAGATGAAGAGCTTTCAGATATGAAAGGTCTTGAATTTGCGAGAAATCTGGTTTTAACAAATCCCATGATAAATTGTGCTGCAATCAGTTCTCTTTCATCTGAGGATTTTCATGAAGCAAGCGAGGGACTTGGTATTCTTATGCAGCTCCCTCCAAATCCTGAAAAAAAACATGCCGAAGCGCTGTTAAAACATCTTAACAGTATTTTAAATATGACAGCTAATGTTAAGCCTCAAAAAGACTGA
- a CDS encoding ATP-binding protein, producing the protein MIISIASGKGGTGKTTVATSLALSLQSGVQLLDCDVEEPNCHLFLNPEFEKSQTVFTPVPEIDKSKCSFCRKCVDICRFNVIALAGETVLTFPELCHSCGGCMAVCPEDAITEVGREIGTVEKGRVNNIDFVYGRLRVGEAMSPPLIKKVRSYIQNDKINIIDAPPGTSCPVIAAMNHTDFVLLVTEPTPFGLHDLKLAVEAVKILNIPHGLVINRSDMGDTKVKEYAEQENIPILLNIPFDRKIAEAYSKGRAIVEQMPEWKDKFLNLYARIKKITDQGAEQR; encoded by the coding sequence ATGATTATAAGTATTGCAAGCGGAAAAGGAGGCACAGGAAAAACAACTGTGGCAACCAGTCTGGCACTTTCCCTTCAATCCGGGGTTCAACTTCTGGATTGTGATGTGGAAGAACCTAACTGCCATCTTTTTCTTAATCCTGAATTTGAGAAAAGCCAGACAGTTTTTACCCCTGTACCTGAGATTGACAAGTCTAAATGCAGTTTTTGCCGTAAATGCGTTGATATATGCAGATTCAATGTTATTGCCCTGGCAGGAGAAACAGTTCTTACATTTCCTGAGCTTTGTCATAGCTGCGGGGGCTGTATGGCAGTATGTCCTGAAGATGCCATAACAGAGGTTGGAAGAGAAATCGGTACAGTAGAAAAAGGCCGTGTTAATAATATTGATTTTGTATATGGCCGTCTCAGGGTAGGCGAGGCAATGTCTCCTCCGCTTATTAAAAAAGTCAGGTCATATATCCAGAATGATAAGATCAATATTATTGATGCTCCTCCGGGTACATCATGCCCTGTTATTGCAGCCATGAATCATACGGATTTTGTGCTTCTGGTAACAGAACCTACACCTTTTGGTCTTCATGACCTGAAACTTGCGGTTGAAGCAGTTAAAATTCTCAATATCCCCCACGGTCTGGTTATAAACCGCTCTGATATGGGTGATACAAAGGTAAAAGAATATGCAGAACAAGAAAATATACCCATCCTGCTTAACATACCTTTTGACAGAAAAATAGCTGAAGCATATTCAAAAGGAAGGGCTATTGTTGAGCAAATGCCTGAATGGAAAGATAAATTTTTGAATCTGTATGCCAGGATAAAAAAAATAACAGATCAAGGAGCAGAACAAAGATGA
- a CDS encoding ATP-binding protein, whose protein sequence is MKELVILSGKGGTGKTSLTAAFASLSENKVLCDADVDAADLHLLTNPDILVRTDFKGGGVAVINKDKCTQCGTCIELCRFDAVDDDFNVNEIECEGCGVCVDLCPEQAIDFPIKTCGQWFISNTRFGPMVHARLGIAEENSGKLVSLVRQEAKKLAETKGFDLIITDGPPGIGCPVIASLGGANALVIVAEPTVSGLHDMERVAQLAQHFKVPCMVCINKADLNPEKADAIEKIAREKGVKILGRIPFDPDFTKAMIQTENIVEFNKDSNTSRVIKEIWDKIMMSSAINN, encoded by the coding sequence ATGAAGGAACTCGTTATTTTAAGCGGCAAAGGAGGCACCGGAAAAACAAGCCTGACTGCAGCTTTTGCATCTTTATCTGAAAACAAGGTTTTATGTGATGCTGATGTGGATGCTGCTGATCTTCATCTTCTTACAAATCCTGATATTCTTGTTAGGACAGACTTCAAAGGCGGAGGCGTTGCAGTCATTAATAAGGATAAATGCACCCAATGCGGAACATGTATTGAGCTTTGCAGATTTGATGCTGTTGATGATGATTTTAATGTAAATGAAATTGAATGCGAAGGATGCGGGGTATGTGTTGACCTCTGTCCTGAGCAGGCAATTGATTTTCCCATAAAAACATGCGGCCAGTGGTTTATTTCCAATACCAGGTTTGGGCCTATGGTACATGCAAGGCTTGGTATTGCAGAAGAAAATTCAGGAAAACTTGTATCACTTGTAAGGCAGGAAGCAAAAAAACTTGCTGAAACCAAAGGTTTTGATCTTATCATAACAGACGGCCCTCCTGGCATAGGATGCCCTGTGATAGCATCCCTTGGGGGAGCAAATGCCCTTGTCATAGTTGCAGAACCAACAGTGTCAGGTCTTCATGATATGGAGAGGGTTGCCCAGCTTGCCCAGCATTTCAAGGTGCCTTGTATGGTATGTATAAACAAGGCTGATCTTAATCCTGAAAAGGCAGATGCTATTGAAAAGATTGCCCGTGAAAAAGGTGTAAAGATTTTAGGCAGAATTCCTTTTGACCCTGATTTTACAAAAGCTATGATCCAGACTGAAAATATTGTTGAATTTAATAAAGATTCAAATACAAGCAGGGTTATCAAGGAGATATGGGATAAGATCATGATGTCGTCTGCAATAAATAATTGA
- a CDS encoding NifB/NifX family molybdenum-iron cluster-binding protein: protein MKNGRIAVPSNGTGGMDGQRSGHFGHCDVFTFIDIENGEIKNVSTLQNQEHAQGGCMVPVNLLASNNVNALIVGGIGMRPLMGFRQAGIDVYYDAQRPDIRPVVEDLLAGKLQLISNDQVCGGGSH from the coding sequence ATGAAAAATGGAAGAATAGCAGTGCCGTCAAATGGTACAGGCGGAATGGACGGTCAGAGATCAGGGCATTTTGGTCATTGCGATGTTTTTACGTTTATTGATATTGAAAACGGTGAAATTAAAAATGTTTCAACCCTTCAAAATCAAGAACATGCCCAGGGGGGCTGTATGGTTCCTGTTAATCTGCTTGCATCAAATAATGTTAATGCGCTTATAGTAGGCGGAATAGGCATGAGACCTCTTATGGGGTTTCGTCAGGCAGGAATTGATGTGTATTATGATGCACAGCGTCCTGACATCAGACCTGTAGTTGAAGATCTTCTTGCAGGTAAATTACAGCTTATATCAAATGACCAGGTATGCGGAGGCGGATCCCATTAG